From the Solanum stenotomum isolate F172 unplaced genomic scaffold, ASM1918654v1 scaffold35358, whole genome shotgun sequence genome, one window contains:
- the LOC125852440 gene encoding uncharacterized protein LOC125852440 — MKKYFTPISKSSLASHSHSQSNQEENVNHSEVPSHSSQEFDLSTLKFDPGERTPILNYHPNHRDVIRRAYLVNGPCQPRLEVHEYPQTNISGAMRRFNHEWFDDVYHDWLEYSVSKDAAYCLYCYLFKDHNINQGGGEVFSCTRFKNWNKKSGLDKHIGLQNSPHNRSKKKCQDLLRQQQSIQYAFERQSNQIKHGYYIRLSVSVDVVRLLITQGLAFRGHDESKSSLSRGNFLHILSWYAKRCDKISDYVLEHASQNDQMTSPIIQKDIVTACKIETVKAILEELNGDYFVLLVDESFDISRKEQMAIVLRYVDRMGFVMVRLIDIIHIQDTSALSLKETIINLLAQHSLSPSRVRGQYYDGANNMQGEVNGLKMLIRQESRSAHSIHCFAHQLQLTLVGVSKKCVEVGKLVVLVSNIFNVLGSSFKRMDDLRDSQKATIQDALDMGELTIVLESLALDARSMDERAKAMGHLESCQTFEVAFMLHLMRDVLAITNELNKCLQRKEKDVANAMLLVKVAKKRLQVLRDDEWNSLIAKVSIFCTKHEILIPNFEEPYVSSLRSRRRLAHYTVLHHYHVEVFCNIIDWQLQELNSRFNEVSIDLLHGIACLNPINSFSSFDSKKIMRMAR; from the exons ATGAAGAAGTATTTTACCCCAATATCGAAATCAAGTTTAGCCTCTCATAGTCATAGTCAATCTAACCAAGAAGAAAATGTCAATCATTCTGAAGTACCATCACATTCTTCTCAAGAATTTGATTTGAGTACTTTAAAGTTTGATCCCGGTGAAAGAACTCCAATATTGAATTATCATCCAAATCATCGTGATGTTATTAGAAGGGCATACCTTGTGAATGGTCCTTGTCAACCTCGCTTGGAGGTGCATGAGTACCCTCAAACAAATATTTCTGGAGCAATGCGTCGTTTTAATCATGAATGGTTTGATGATGTATATCATGATTGGTTGGAGTACAGTGTTAGTAAAGATGCAGCCTATTGTTTGTATTGCTATCTATTTAAAGATCACAATATTAATCAAGGTGGAGGCGAAGTATTTTCATGTACAAGATTTAAGAATTGGAATAAAAAGAGTGGTCTTGACAAGCATATTGGTCTGCAGAATAGCCCACATAATCGATCAAAAAAGAAATGTCAGGATTTACTACGGCAACAACAGTCGATTCAATATGCATTTGAGAGACAATCTAATCAAATTAAACATGGATATTATATCCGCTTAAGTGTTTCGGTTGATGTAGTAAGACTTCTCATAACTCAAGGACTTGCATTTCGAGGTCATGATGAATCTAAATCATCACTTAGTAGGGGTAATTTTCTTCATATTCTCTCGTGGTATGCAAAAAGATGTGATAAAATTAGTGATTATGTACTTGAACATGCCTCTCAAAATGATCAAATGACTTCTCCAATaattcaaaaagatattgtaaCTGCATGCAAGATAGAAACAGTTAAAGCTATTCTCGAGGAACTAAATGGTGACTACTTTGTCTTACTAGTTGATGAATCTTTTGATATTTCACGCAAGGAGCAAATGGCTATTGTATTACGATATGTTGATAGAATGGGATTTGTGATGGTGCGACTTATTGACATTATTCATATTCAAGATACTAGTGCATTATCCTTGAAAGAGACAATTATTAATTTACTTGCTCAACATTCTTTGAGTCCATCACGTGTGCGTGGACAATATTACGATGGGGCAAACAATATGCAAGGTGAGGTCAATGGACTTAAAATGTTGATTAGGCAAGAAAGTAGATCGGCTCATTCAATACATTGTTTTGCTCATCAACTTCAACTAACTCTTGTTGGGGTCTCTAAAAAGTGTGTTGAAGTGGGAAAACTTGTAGTATTGgtctcaaatatttttaatgtattggGATCTTCTTTTAAGCGTATGGATGATTTACGAGATTCTCAAAAAGCAACAATTCAAGATGCATTAGATATGGGTGAATTGACAATCG ttcttgaatcACTTGCTCTTGATGCACGAAGTATGGATGAAAGAGCCAAGGCAATGGGACATCTTGAATCTTGTCAAACATTTGAGGTTGCGTTCATGTTGCATTTGATGAGAGATGTATTAGCAATCACAAATGAGCTCAATAAATGCTTACAAAGAAAGGAGAAAGATGTTGCAAATGCTATGCTACTTGTTAAAGTAGCAAAGAAAAGGTTGCAAGTTTTAAGGGATGATGAATGGAATTCTCTTATTGCTAAGGTATCTATATTTTGTACCaaacatgaaattttgataCCTAACTTTGAGGAGCCATATGTTAGCTCTTTAAGATCACGGCGAAGACTTGCTCACTATACAGTCTTACATCATTATCATGTTGAAGTGTTTTGCAATATTATTGATTGGCAACTTCAAGAGCTTAATAGTCGTTTTAATGAGGTATCTATTGATTTGCTCCATGGAATTGCTTGTTTGAATCCAATTAACTCGTTTTCAAGTTTTGACAGCAAAAAAATAATGAGGATGGCCAgatga